From Quercus lobata isolate SW786 chromosome 1, ValleyOak3.0 Primary Assembly, whole genome shotgun sequence, one genomic window encodes:
- the LOC115983798 gene encoding uncharacterized protein LOC115983798 yields the protein MHTPSAILCVTSESKLFTCHRLQLHIYRLTRFSFLKIFVSYLYKNKVGPHRRTHLDRIGGHSESGYHWPQGPGAYYFFIYLVQTNFKVSKVTVQPRSKRVQMEYWCVDPCYALSKRDECGLTR from the exons ATGCACACACCCTCAGCTATATTATGTGTCACCAGTGAGTCAAAGCTTTTCACGTGCCACAGGTTGCAGTTGCACATATACAGACTCACACGCTTTAGTTTCCTCAAGATATTTGTTTCTTATCTCTATAAAAACAAGGTTGGTCCTCACCGTAGAACACACCTCGATCGTATCGGTGGTCACTCAGAATCAGGGTATCACTGGCCTCAGGGACCAGGTGCTTACTACTTCTTCATCTACCTTGTTCAAACCAACTTT AAGGTTTCTAAGGTGACAGTTCAACCAAGATCGAAGCGTGTTCAGATGGAGTATTGGTGTGTGGATCCATGCTATGCTTTGTCAA AGAGAGACGAATGTGGTTTGACTAGGTAG
- the LOC115993254 gene encoding uncharacterized protein LOC115993254, protein MNKALSQVSKSPFTRNIKDASLPRRFHQPTFTIYNGRTDPVEHVSHFSQRMAIHFKDEALMCKVFPASLGLVAMRWFNGLNVNSIDSFKKLTRAFGARFITCNRVPRPLGSLLSMSMREGETLKAYSDRCWEMFNEIEGDYDDVAISTFKAGLPTEHDLRKFLTGKPFTSVRQLMDRIDKYRRVEED, encoded by the coding sequence atgaacaaggcGCTGAGTCAAGTTTCTAAGTCACCCTTCACACGAAACATAAAAGATGCGAGCCTTCCTCGGCGATTTCATCAACCCACattcaccatttataatggtCGAACAGACCCGGTAGAACATGTTAGCCATTTCAGTCAAAGGATGGCTATTCACTTCAAAGATGAGGCCTTAATGTGTAAGGTCTTTCCAGCTAGCTTAGGCCtagtggcgatgaggtggttcaacggtcTAAACGTGAACTCTATTGACTCTTTTAAGAAACTCACtcgggcttttggtgctcgctttattactTGTAatagggttcctcggcctttgggatccTTATTATCTATGTCCATGCGGGAGGGTGAGACTCTGAAGGCTTATTCAGATAGATGCTGGGagatgtttaatgaaatagaagGAGATTACGATGATGTGGCCATTAGCACTTTTAAGGCTGGTCTTCCGACAGAGCATGATTTGAGGAAATTTCTAACTGGTAAACCCTTTACTAGTGTACGCCAACTAATGGATCGGATTGACAAATAcagaagagtagaagaagaTTAA